From one Luteipulveratus mongoliensis genomic stretch:
- a CDS encoding MFS transporter, whose protein sequence is MSVLVPRRIAFPLAAVTMASLLAAAAAPSPLYPVYQQLWGFSSLTLTLIFAVYVFALLAALLTVGSVSDHVGRRPVVIGALLLLAVSMALFIVADGVSGLLVARVVQGLATGAATGTLSAMIVDFQPSQRTGSTVASSAPTLGLAAGAVLAGALVQYAFAPRYLVYWVLLVLDVALAAAVWFLPEATGERRLSWRAVAASLRPSAGVPRPLRSLFFSQVPALASTWALAGLYLSLGPSVVGHELHVDNHLLAGVVLAAMFGSGAVGSASMNALPEAARRPTGYLTLGAGVVLSVIGAFDGSLVVYLVASAIAGFGFGATFQNAMGAIAVATPPAERGQVFATTFVVSYTAFSVPALVAGLAVQEYGLRDTLLGYAVLEIALVVTASGGDRARRRAESGELDEARAQEAG, encoded by the coding sequence ATGTCCGTTCTTGTCCCGAGGCGCATCGCCTTCCCGCTGGCTGCGGTGACGATGGCCAGCCTGCTGGCTGCAGCGGCCGCACCGTCGCCGCTCTATCCCGTCTATCAACAGCTGTGGGGCTTCTCGTCCCTGACGCTGACCCTGATCTTCGCGGTCTACGTCTTCGCTCTCCTCGCCGCTCTGCTCACCGTCGGCTCGGTGTCGGACCACGTCGGCCGTCGGCCGGTGGTCATCGGCGCTTTGCTCCTTCTGGCGGTGAGCATGGCGCTGTTCATCGTCGCCGACGGCGTCAGCGGTCTGCTCGTCGCTCGTGTCGTCCAAGGCCTGGCCACGGGCGCGGCGACCGGCACGCTCAGCGCGATGATCGTCGACTTCCAGCCCTCTCAGCGCACCGGATCAACGGTCGCGAGCAGCGCGCCGACGCTCGGCCTGGCTGCAGGAGCAGTGCTCGCCGGTGCTCTGGTGCAGTACGCGTTCGCCCCCCGATACCTCGTGTACTGGGTGCTCCTCGTGCTCGATGTCGCCCTCGCGGCGGCCGTGTGGTTCCTCCCGGAGGCGACGGGCGAGCGGCGACTCTCTTGGCGGGCCGTCGCCGCATCGTTGAGGCCGAGCGCCGGCGTGCCACGTCCGCTGCGATCACTCTTCTTCTCCCAGGTTCCCGCACTCGCCTCCACCTGGGCGCTCGCGGGGCTGTACCTCTCGCTCGGCCCGTCCGTCGTCGGACACGAGCTGCACGTCGACAACCATCTGCTCGCCGGTGTCGTCCTTGCGGCCATGTTCGGTTCCGGTGCGGTCGGGTCCGCGTCCATGAACGCGCTCCCGGAGGCCGCGCGCAGGCCGACCGGCTACCTCACCCTTGGCGCCGGCGTCGTGCTCAGCGTGATCGGTGCCTTCGACGGGTCGCTGGTGGTCTACCTGGTGGCCTCCGCCATTGCCGGGTTCGGCTTCGGCGCGACGTTCCAGAACGCGATGGGCGCTATTGCCGTGGCGACCCCGCCGGCCGAGCGCGGGCAGGTGTTCGCGACGACGTTCGTGGTCAGCTACACCGCGTTCAGCGTGCCGGCCCTCGTCGCCGGTCTCGCGGTGCAGGAGTACGGCCTGCGGGACACGTTGCTGGGGTACGCCGTGCTGGAGATCGCGCTGGTCGTCACCGCCTCAGGTGGGGACCGGGCGCGCCGCCGGGCCGAGTCGGGTGAGCTGGACGAGGCCCGCGCGCAGGAAGCCGGCTGA
- the pcrA gene encoding DNA helicase PcrA gives MSSLFDDLPLPGLSPAQAAPTADLLSPSSDSSPPIGVAGSAESASSSRDRHRRGEVDERGVPTWASLGHGPDGGDPAGRRTHPDAEQLLEGLNDQQREAVIHHGSPLLIVAGAGSGKTRVLAHRIAYLLAERGAQPGQILAITFTNKAAAEMRERVADLVGGAAKAMWVSTFHSACVRILRREASKIGMKPTFSIYDAADSQRLMAMVMRDLDLDPKRYPARSFSHQVSNLKNELIDEESYAAQVTEGSHQERTLAEAYSGYQRRLRQANAMDFDDLIMTTVNILQAFPDVSEHYRRRFRHVMVDEYQDTNHAQYQLVKELVGHQVEDAALGTVPPAELCVVGDADQSIYAFRGATIRNIVEFEKDYPDARTILLEQNYRSTQTILQAANAVIDKNPDRRKKNLWTDSGDGASIVGYVADSEHDEAAFIARQIDQLGDDHGVKPKDVAVFYRTNAQSRAIEEVFVRVGLPYKVVGGTRFYERREVKDALAYLRVVSNPADTVNLRRILNVPKRGIGDRAEACVSALAERERIPFIAALGQPEDAPGIATRSVTAIRGFTTLLEGLRETREAGAGPGDLLEAILDRSGYLAELRASHDPQDETRIENLAELVAVAREFDEAYPDGSLEDFLEQVSLVADADEIPDEEGRDAAEEAGVITMMTLHTAKGLEFPVVFLTGMEDGTFPHLRALGDPAELEEERRLAYVGITRARERLHLSRAQVRSAWGAPQYNPPSRFLDEIPKHLISWERVAATGSPGSSTPAVARLASRPGVRSPGNRPVISLSSGDKVTHDSFGLGTVVRVEGQGDRAMAHIDFGGDTGVKRLLLRYAPVVKL, from the coding sequence ATGAGCAGCCTGTTCGATGACCTTCCCCTGCCCGGACTCAGCCCTGCCCAGGCAGCGCCAACCGCAGACCTACTGAGCCCTTCGAGCGACTCTTCTCCTCCGATCGGCGTCGCAGGCTCCGCCGAGTCGGCATCGTCGAGTCGTGACCGCCATCGGCGCGGCGAGGTCGATGAGCGAGGTGTGCCCACCTGGGCGAGTCTGGGCCACGGTCCAGACGGGGGAGACCCGGCCGGCCGACGTACTCACCCGGATGCCGAGCAGCTGCTCGAGGGCCTCAACGACCAGCAGCGAGAGGCCGTGATCCACCACGGCTCGCCCCTGCTGATCGTCGCGGGAGCGGGCTCGGGCAAGACCCGGGTGCTCGCGCATCGCATCGCTTATCTGCTGGCCGAGCGTGGCGCCCAGCCCGGTCAGATCCTGGCGATCACGTTCACCAACAAGGCGGCCGCCGAGATGCGTGAGCGCGTCGCCGACCTGGTCGGGGGAGCGGCCAAGGCGATGTGGGTCTCGACCTTCCACTCGGCGTGCGTGCGGATCTTGCGCCGCGAGGCCAGCAAGATCGGCATGAAGCCGACCTTCTCGATCTACGACGCCGCCGACAGCCAACGGCTGATGGCGATGGTGATGCGTGATCTCGACCTGGACCCCAAGCGCTACCCGGCGCGATCGTTCAGCCACCAGGTCAGCAACCTCAAGAACGAGCTGATCGACGAGGAGTCCTACGCCGCGCAGGTGACGGAGGGCAGTCACCAGGAGCGCACGCTGGCCGAGGCGTACTCCGGCTACCAGCGGCGGCTGCGGCAGGCCAACGCGATGGACTTCGATGACCTGATCATGACGACGGTCAACATCTTGCAGGCCTTCCCCGATGTGTCCGAGCACTACCGACGGCGCTTCCGGCACGTGATGGTCGATGAGTATCAGGACACCAACCACGCCCAGTACCAGCTGGTGAAGGAGCTCGTCGGCCACCAGGTTGAGGATGCCGCGCTGGGCACGGTGCCGCCGGCCGAGCTGTGTGTCGTGGGTGACGCGGACCAGTCGATCTACGCCTTCCGTGGCGCGACCATCCGCAACATCGTGGAGTTCGAGAAGGACTACCCCGACGCACGCACCATCCTGCTCGAGCAGAACTACCGCTCGACCCAGACGATCCTGCAGGCCGCCAACGCGGTCATCGACAAGAACCCCGACCGACGCAAGAAGAACCTCTGGACCGACTCCGGTGACGGCGCCTCGATCGTGGGCTATGTCGCCGATTCCGAGCACGACGAAGCAGCGTTCATCGCTCGCCAGATCGACCAGCTCGGCGACGACCACGGCGTCAAGCCCAAGGACGTCGCCGTCTTCTATCGCACCAACGCGCAGTCGCGTGCGATCGAGGAGGTGTTCGTCCGAGTTGGCTTGCCCTACAAGGTTGTTGGCGGCACCCGGTTCTACGAGCGGCGCGAGGTCAAGGACGCGTTGGCGTACCTGCGGGTCGTGTCCAACCCGGCCGACACGGTCAATCTCCGACGCATCCTCAACGTGCCCAAGCGCGGCATCGGTGACCGGGCCGAGGCCTGTGTGTCCGCGCTCGCGGAGCGTGAGCGCATCCCGTTCATCGCGGCTCTCGGTCAGCCCGAGGACGCGCCCGGCATCGCCACCCGATCGGTCACCGCGATCCGTGGGTTCACCACCCTGCTGGAGGGGCTGCGTGAGACGCGCGAAGCCGGTGCCGGCCCCGGCGACCTGCTGGAGGCGATCCTGGACCGCTCGGGCTACCTCGCGGAGCTGCGCGCCAGCCATGACCCGCAGGACGAGACCCGCATCGAGAACCTCGCCGAGCTGGTCGCCGTGGCACGAGAGTTCGACGAGGCTTACCCGGACGGCTCGCTCGAGGACTTCCTCGAGCAGGTCTCGCTGGTCGCTGATGCCGATGAGATCCCCGACGAAGAGGGTCGGGACGCCGCTGAGGAGGCCGGCGTCATCACGATGATGACGCTGCACACCGCCAAGGGTCTGGAGTTCCCGGTCGTCTTCCTGACCGGCATGGAGGACGGCACGTTCCCGCACCTGCGTGCGCTGGGCGACCCTGCTGAGCTCGAGGAGGAGCGGCGCCTGGCCTACGTCGGCATCACCCGCGCGCGGGAGCGGCTGCACCTGTCCCGGGCGCAGGTGCGCTCGGCGTGGGGCGCGCCGCAGTACAACCCGCCGTCACGCTTCCTGGACGAGATCCCGAAGCACCTCATCAGCTGGGAGCGGGTGGCCGCGACGGGCTCGCCGGGCTCATCGACTCCTGCGGTCGCGCGCCTGGCCAGTCGTCCGGGCGTACGCAGCCCGGGCAACCGGCCGGTCATCTCGCTGAGCTCCGGCGACAAGGTCACGCACGACAGCTTCGGGCTCGGCACGGTGGTGCGCGTGGAGGGCCAGGGCGACCGGGCGATGGCGCACATCGACTTCGGTGGCGACACGGGCGTCAAGCGGCTGCTGCTGCGCTACGCGCCGGTGGTCAAGCTGTGA
- a CDS encoding M23 family metallopeptidase: protein MALPALAAASLTVAAAGTAFATDSVPEAKTSHQAAGAMDTTQWTRDGAQTASRSSAASRSAVAKARASAAAKAKSRAAAAGRAQTAKDAAARKAALGVISASDSTMSSYNTPEPKVAATAKTDAPTDDAPESSVGGGWVRPLIGGTYTSGYGYRWGRMHLGNDFATPVGTPLRAMNDAQVVAVGFYGGMGLRVQIRFDNGVEAVYAHMSRATVSVGDHLASGERLGFSGNTGNSTGPHLHLEIHINGEPTNPAPWLRAHGLI, encoded by the coding sequence GTGGCGCTCCCGGCCCTCGCGGCAGCCTCACTGACCGTGGCCGCGGCTGGGACGGCGTTCGCTACCGATTCGGTTCCCGAGGCCAAGACGAGCCACCAGGCCGCCGGCGCGATGGACACCACGCAGTGGACCCGGGACGGCGCTCAGACCGCCTCCCGCTCGTCGGCCGCGTCGCGCTCCGCCGTGGCCAAGGCTCGCGCCAGCGCCGCCGCCAAGGCGAAGTCGCGCGCTGCAGCCGCAGGCCGGGCGCAGACCGCCAAGGACGCCGCCGCCCGCAAGGCCGCACTCGGAGTGATCTCCGCCTCCGACAGCACGATGTCGAGCTACAACACACCCGAGCCCAAGGTCGCGGCTACGGCCAAGACCGACGCGCCCACGGACGACGCTCCTGAGAGCTCCGTCGGCGGCGGCTGGGTCCGTCCGCTCATCGGCGGCACCTACACGTCGGGCTATGGCTACCGCTGGGGCCGGATGCACCTCGGCAACGACTTCGCGACGCCGGTCGGCACGCCGCTGCGCGCGATGAACGACGCGCAGGTCGTGGCGGTCGGCTTCTACGGCGGTATGGGCCTGCGGGTCCAGATCCGCTTCGACAACGGCGTGGAGGCTGTCTACGCCCACATGTCGCGCGCGACCGTGTCCGTCGGAGATCACTTGGCCTCGGGGGAGCGCCTCGGATTCTCCGGCAACACCGGCAACTCCACGGGCCCGCACCTGCACCTGGAGATCCACATCAACGGCGAGCCCACCAACCCGGCACCCTGGTTGCGTGCTCACGGCCTGATCTGA
- a CDS encoding cobalamin B12-binding domain-containing protein gives MSAAPLRVVVAKPGLDGHDRGAKVVARALRDAGMEVIYTGLHQTPEQIVEAAIQEDADAVGLSVLSGAHMTQFAKVTALLKERDAADIVVFGGGIIPEEDVPELTQMGVAKVFTPGATTIEIVGWVREHVGVDVA, from the coding sequence ATGAGTGCCGCCCCCCTGCGTGTCGTCGTTGCCAAACCCGGTCTCGACGGTCATGACCGTGGTGCCAAGGTGGTGGCTCGCGCGCTGCGTGACGCCGGCATGGAGGTCATCTACACCGGCCTGCACCAGACTCCCGAGCAGATCGTCGAGGCGGCCATCCAGGAGGACGCCGACGCGGTGGGCCTCTCGGTCCTCTCCGGTGCGCACATGACCCAGTTCGCCAAGGTCACGGCTCTGCTCAAGGAGCGCGACGCGGCCGACATCGTCGTCTTCGGCGGCGGCATCATCCCGGAGGAAGACGTCCCTGAGCTGACCCAGATGGGTGTCGCCAAGGTCTTCACCCCGGGCGCCACGACGATCGAGATCGTCGGCTGGGTGCGCGAGCACGTCGGCGTCGACGTCGCCTGA
- a CDS encoding M28 family metallopeptidase — MSHLRPLAGLTGIVAAAALAFPSAADATTSTASLAGPDIPVTATKAHLDALQGIADQNNGTRATGTPGYQASVDYVKGKLDAAGFQTTVQEFDTPYGKSSNVIADWPGGTSGKVVMFGSHLDSVEAGPGINDNGSGSAGVLETALTYAASGEKPTNTVRFAFWGAEEQGLYGSSHYVDSLSSEDKSAIASYANFDMIGSQNPGYFVYDDNANGNGVRDDLTAHYDEVGIKWEYTDPQGRSDHAAFIDAGIPTGGIYSGGEETKSQEQADKWGGTAGEEFDACYHQACDTADKIDVDALDKNTDTIGALVWSYAGKDLGSINLPNAA, encoded by the coding sequence ATGTCTCACCTGCGCCCCCTGGCAGGCCTCACCGGCATCGTCGCGGCTGCAGCACTCGCCTTCCCCAGCGCGGCTGATGCGACGACGAGCACCGCATCGCTGGCCGGACCCGACATCCCGGTGACGGCGACCAAGGCTCATCTGGATGCGCTGCAAGGCATCGCCGACCAGAACAACGGCACTCGCGCGACAGGCACGCCGGGCTACCAGGCGTCCGTCGACTACGTGAAGGGCAAGCTCGACGCGGCCGGTTTCCAGACCACCGTGCAGGAGTTCGACACCCCCTACGGGAAGTCGTCCAACGTGATCGCCGACTGGCCGGGTGGGACGAGCGGCAAGGTCGTGATGTTCGGGTCGCACCTGGACAGCGTCGAGGCGGGCCCCGGCATCAACGACAACGGCAGCGGCAGCGCAGGCGTTCTCGAGACCGCGCTCACCTACGCCGCGTCGGGTGAGAAGCCAACGAACACAGTGCGATTCGCGTTCTGGGGTGCCGAGGAGCAGGGACTGTACGGCTCCTCGCACTACGTGGACTCGCTCAGCAGCGAGGACAAGAGCGCGATCGCCAGCTATGCGAACTTCGACATGATCGGCTCGCAGAACCCGGGCTACTTCGTCTACGACGACAACGCCAACGGCAACGGCGTACGAGACGACCTCACGGCCCACTACGACGAGGTCGGCATCAAGTGGGAGTACACCGACCCGCAGGGCCGTAGCGACCACGCTGCCTTCATCGATGCGGGCATCCCGACCGGCGGCATCTACAGCGGCGGCGAGGAGACCAAGTCGCAGGAGCAGGCCGACAAGTGGGGCGGCACGGCAGGCGAGGAGTTCGACGCCTGCTACCACCAGGCGTGCGACACGGCCGACAAGATCGACGTCGACGCGCTCGACAAGAACACCGACACCATCGGCGCGCTGGTGTGGTCGTACGCCGGCAAGGACCTCGGCTCGATCAATCTGCCGAACGCCGCCTGA
- the sucC gene encoding ADP-forming succinate--CoA ligase subunit beta — MDLFEYQARDVFEAHGVPVLAGKTATTPADAKAAAEEIGAKSGGVTVVKAQVKTGGRGKAGGVKVAKTADEAETYAGEILGMDIKGHTVGTVMIAQGAKIAEEYYFSILLDRAERRYLAMCSKEGGVDIETLAVERPEALARVAVDPNVGVDEAKAKEIVETAGFDAETGAKIVPVLSKLWDVYAGEDATLVEVNPLVKTEDGEIIALDGKVTLDENADFRQPAHEALEDKAAADPLEAKAKAKNLNYVKLDGQVGIIGNGAGLVMSTLDVVAYAGEEHGGVKPANFLDIGGGANAQVMADGLDVILNDEQVKAVFVNVFGGITACDEVANGIKGALEILGDNATKPLVVRLDGNNVEQGRAILNELNHPLVTQVDTMDGAAAKAAELASK; from the coding sequence GTGGATCTTTTCGAGTACCAAGCGCGCGATGTCTTCGAGGCGCACGGTGTCCCGGTGCTGGCGGGCAAGACCGCCACCACGCCGGCTGATGCCAAGGCCGCGGCTGAGGAGATCGGCGCCAAGTCGGGCGGGGTCACCGTCGTCAAGGCGCAGGTCAAGACCGGTGGACGTGGCAAGGCCGGTGGCGTCAAGGTCGCCAAGACAGCCGACGAGGCGGAGACCTACGCCGGCGAGATCCTCGGCATGGACATCAAGGGCCACACCGTCGGCACCGTGATGATCGCCCAGGGCGCCAAGATCGCCGAGGAGTACTACTTCTCGATCCTGCTGGACCGGGCCGAGCGTCGCTACCTCGCGATGTGCTCCAAGGAGGGCGGCGTCGACATCGAGACGCTGGCCGTCGAGCGCCCTGAGGCGCTGGCTCGCGTCGCGGTCGACCCCAACGTGGGCGTCGATGAGGCGAAGGCCAAGGAGATCGTCGAGACCGCCGGCTTCGACGCCGAGACCGGCGCCAAGATCGTGCCCGTCCTGAGCAAGCTCTGGGACGTCTACGCCGGCGAGGACGCGACGCTCGTCGAGGTCAACCCGCTGGTCAAGACCGAGGACGGCGAGATCATCGCCCTCGACGGCAAGGTCACGCTGGACGAGAACGCCGACTTCCGTCAGCCGGCCCACGAGGCGCTGGAGGACAAGGCCGCGGCCGACCCGCTGGAGGCCAAGGCGAAGGCCAAGAACCTCAACTACGTCAAGCTCGACGGTCAGGTCGGCATCATCGGCAACGGCGCGGGTCTGGTCATGTCGACCCTGGACGTTGTCGCGTACGCCGGTGAGGAGCACGGCGGCGTGAAGCCGGCCAACTTCCTCGACATCGGTGGTGGCGCCAACGCGCAGGTGATGGCCGACGGGCTCGATGTGATCCTGAACGACGAGCAGGTCAAGGCCGTCTTCGTCAACGTCTTCGGTGGCATCACCGCGTGCGACGAGGTCGCCAACGGCATCAAGGGCGCCCTGGAGATCCTCGGCGACAACGCGACCAAGCCGCTGGTCGTCCGCCTCGACGGCAACAACGTGGAGCAGGGCCGCGCCATCCTCAACGAGCTGAACCACCCGCTCGTGACCCAGGTCGACACGATGGACGGCGCCGCGGCCAAGGCCGCTGAGCTCGCTTCCAAGTGA
- the sucD gene encoding succinate--CoA ligase subunit alpha, whose protein sequence is MSIFLNADSKIIVQGMTGGMGSKHTALMIDAGSNIVGGVNSRKAGTTAEIGGKELPVYGTVKEAMEATGANVSVAFVPPKFAKDAAIEAIDAEIPLLVVITEGIPVKDSAEFYNYSIGKKTRIIGPNCPGVITPEESLAGITPHTIAGKGPIGLVSKSGTLTYQMMYELRDYGFTTAIGIGGDPIIGTTHIDALEAFEADPDTKAIVMIGEIGGDAEERAAAYIKEHVTKPVVGYVAGFTAPEGKTMGHAGAIVSGSSGTAAAKKEALEAAGVKVGKTPSETAELMREILKELGA, encoded by the coding sequence ATGTCAATCTTTTTGAACGCTGACAGCAAGATCATCGTGCAGGGCATGACCGGCGGCATGGGCTCCAAGCACACCGCCCTCATGATCGACGCCGGCTCCAACATCGTGGGCGGCGTCAACTCCCGCAAGGCCGGTACCACCGCCGAGATCGGCGGCAAGGAGCTCCCGGTCTACGGCACCGTCAAGGAGGCGATGGAGGCGACCGGCGCGAACGTGTCCGTGGCCTTCGTGCCGCCGAAGTTCGCCAAGGACGCCGCGATCGAGGCCATCGACGCCGAGATCCCGCTGCTGGTCGTCATCACCGAGGGCATCCCGGTGAAGGACTCCGCCGAGTTCTACAACTACTCGATCGGCAAGAAGACGCGGATCATCGGGCCCAACTGCCCCGGCGTCATCACGCCGGAGGAGTCGCTGGCCGGCATCACGCCGCACACCATCGCGGGCAAGGGTCCCATCGGCCTGGTCTCCAAGTCGGGCACGCTGACCTACCAGATGATGTACGAGCTGCGGGACTACGGCTTCACCACCGCCATCGGCATCGGCGGCGACCCGATCATCGGCACCACGCACATCGACGCGCTCGAGGCGTTCGAGGCCGACCCCGACACCAAGGCGATCGTGATGATCGGCGAGATCGGTGGTGACGCCGAGGAGCGGGCGGCGGCGTACATCAAGGAGCACGTCACCAAGCCGGTCGTCGGTTACGTTGCCGGTTTCACCGCGCCCGAGGGCAAGACGATGGGTCACGCGGGCGCGATCGTGTCGGGCTCCTCCGGCACCGCCGCGGCCAAGAAGGAGGCCCTCGAGGCCGCCGGCGTCAAGGTCGGCAAGACGCCGTCCGAGACCGCCGAGCTGATGCGCGAGATCCTGAAGGAGCTCGGCGCCTAG
- a CDS encoding DUF6350 family protein has product MSLIERTRQIVPSAPDVERPAQLLGVGAGYGAVGALALALILIVPSMVAWLADAQSTVGAFDALSFAADGWVLAHRGSLGVPTDGVSVVAPPLLLTAAAVLLARLAATAALASLTDKTKGLWRHVALAFVGGYAATGVLLALVGWIGPARPNPFMVVPGAMVVGAIGMGWALWRDHRGGDKYASELIDAWGRRLPAVLVRALRPALVGAGVQLAIGLLLVLVAIATSWGRVSQIDSELGAGVIGTTVLTLGQLLALPNLAAYGMTWLGGASIHIGSVSLGHAAVTPGILPMVPVLGAVPEAGAGPWWAPFVPVVPVLVGGFIGWYTLRGLTVLASLRSKVQTSACAAALGGLIVLVLAYAGSMGVSGGDLGYVGPSLMAVPLLLVELAVGAVVTATVLHYWRTLR; this is encoded by the coding sequence GTGAGTCTGATCGAGCGCACTCGCCAGATCGTCCCGTCTGCCCCCGATGTCGAACGCCCGGCGCAGCTGCTCGGCGTGGGCGCCGGATATGGCGCGGTCGGCGCGCTCGCGCTGGCGCTCATCCTGATCGTGCCCTCCATGGTGGCCTGGCTCGCCGACGCGCAGAGCACGGTGGGCGCGTTCGATGCCTTGAGCTTTGCCGCGGACGGCTGGGTGCTGGCCCATCGTGGCTCGCTCGGCGTTCCCACCGACGGTGTGTCCGTCGTCGCGCCACCTCTACTGCTCACGGCCGCAGCCGTTCTCCTGGCGAGGCTGGCCGCGACCGCAGCTCTTGCCTCCCTGACCGACAAGACCAAAGGACTGTGGCGGCACGTGGCGCTGGCCTTCGTCGGTGGCTATGCCGCGACGGGTGTGCTCCTGGCGCTGGTCGGCTGGATCGGCCCCGCGCGCCCCAACCCGTTCATGGTGGTCCCGGGCGCCATGGTGGTCGGAGCGATCGGCATGGGCTGGGCGCTCTGGCGAGATCACAGGGGCGGGGACAAGTACGCCTCCGAGCTGATCGACGCCTGGGGCCGACGACTTCCCGCTGTTCTGGTCCGGGCGTTGCGGCCGGCTCTCGTCGGTGCCGGTGTGCAGCTGGCGATCGGCCTGCTGCTCGTGCTCGTGGCCATTGCGACTTCGTGGGGCCGCGTCAGCCAGATCGACTCCGAGCTCGGTGCGGGTGTGATCGGCACCACCGTGCTCACCCTCGGCCAGCTGCTCGCCCTACCCAACCTCGCGGCGTACGGCATGACCTGGCTGGGCGGCGCGAGCATCCACATCGGCTCGGTCTCGCTGGGCCACGCCGCGGTGACGCCCGGCATCCTGCCGATGGTGCCGGTCCTCGGCGCTGTTCCCGAGGCCGGCGCCGGCCCGTGGTGGGCGCCGTTCGTGCCGGTCGTTCCGGTGCTGGTCGGCGGCTTCATCGGGTGGTACACGTTGCGTGGTCTCACCGTGCTGGCGTCGTTGCGTTCCAAGGTGCAGACATCCGCGTGCGCGGCTGCCCTGGGCGGGCTGATCGTGCTCGTGCTGGCGTACGCCGGCAGCATGGGCGTCTCGGGTGGGGACCTGGGCTATGTCGGCCCATCGCTGATGGCGGTGCCGCTGCTGCTGGTCGAGCTGGCCGTCGGTGCTGTGGTGACTGCGACCGTGCTGCACTACTGGCGCACGCTGCGCTGA
- the purN gene encoding phosphoribosylglycinamide formyltransferase: MPDSTPIVVLVSGSGTLLQALIDASADPAYGVRVAAVGADRDGIEGLARAERAGIPTFVRRVRDFASREDWDAALAGDVAAYDPALVVSAGFLKLVGPTFLASFGGRYLNSHNALLPAFPGIHGPRDALDYGVKVAGATLFVVDEGVDTGAIVAQCVVPVDDSDDVDTLTERIKQAERPQLVDYVGRMAREGFQVEGRRVRLGR; encoded by the coding sequence GTGCCTGATTCGACTCCGATCGTGGTCCTGGTCTCCGGTTCGGGGACCCTCCTGCAAGCCCTGATCGATGCTTCGGCCGACCCGGCGTACGGCGTACGTGTCGCGGCCGTCGGCGCGGACCGGGACGGCATCGAGGGCTTGGCGCGCGCGGAGCGGGCGGGCATCCCGACGTTCGTACGCCGGGTGCGCGACTTCGCGAGTCGCGAGGACTGGGATGCCGCTCTCGCAGGTGACGTGGCGGCGTACGACCCCGCACTCGTGGTCTCCGCGGGTTTCCTCAAGCTGGTGGGGCCGACCTTCCTGGCATCGTTCGGCGGCCGCTACCTCAACAGCCACAACGCCTTGCTGCCCGCGTTCCCCGGGATCCACGGCCCGCGTGACGCGCTTGACTACGGCGTCAAGGTCGCGGGCGCCACGCTGTTCGTCGTCGACGAGGGTGTCGACACCGGCGCGATCGTGGCGCAGTGCGTGGTGCCGGTCGATGACAGCGATGACGTCGACACGTTGACGGAGCGGATCAAGCAGGCCGAGCGACCTCAGCTGGTGGACTACGTGGGACGGATGGCGCGCGAAGGATTCCAGGTCGAGGGTCGGCGCGTGCGGCTCGGCCGCTGA